Proteins encoded in a region of the Buchnera aphidicola (Phyllaphis fagi) genome:
- the tig gene encoding trigger factor: MKFHIEKLKNCKKKIIITIPFSKIEPIIKEEIIKTQKNTIINGFRKNKTPINIIENRYGELIKKKIINKIMHENLKKIIKIKKINIINNPKITINQCNNNHNLIYSVEFYHFPKINFQKLKDIKIQKLSIKLDKLNIQKIIEKLRHEKIIWKSTNQPVQKNNQIFLNCTLQNKNYHNQFQYQYITNIQKTIPQLEEKIINKKIGDCIEIDIQIHKEHPELILQGKKIHIKAQILNIEQPTTLFSKEKFIQYLMKKFKIDNDIKKLHIFIKNNIKQEINNLNQEYLINQYIKEITNMHTISIPNFLLQKEINIIKNILHQKYIQKKGNILESIYWTNIKQKSIKQINTFLIMQSIINQKKIKVTEVEIEKFFNQLDKKNMFQNIPFDFNQDDTIKNIHNIILKNKIYNFILKSCSIIKKKCNLKEAKIINKQFNLL; encoded by the coding sequence ATGAAATTTCATATAGAAAAATTAAAAAATTGTAAAAAAAAAATCATAATTACTATACCTTTTTCTAAAATCGAACCGATTATTAAAGAAGAAATAATTAAAACACAAAAAAATACTATAATTAACGGATTTAGAAAAAATAAAACACCTATTAATATTATTGAAAATAGATATGGAGAATTAATTAAAAAAAAAATAATAAACAAGATTATGCACGAAAATTTAAAAAAAATTATCAAAATAAAAAAAATAAATATTATTAATAATCCCAAAATTACTATTAATCAATGCAATAATAATCACAATTTAATTTATTCTGTAGAATTTTATCACTTTCCAAAAATTAATTTTCAAAAATTAAAAGACATAAAAATACAAAAATTATCCATTAAACTTGATAAATTAAATATTCAAAAAATAATTGAAAAACTCAGACATGAAAAAATCATCTGGAAATCAACCAACCAACCCGTTCAAAAAAATAATCAAATTTTCTTAAATTGTACTCTTCAAAATAAAAATTATCATAATCAATTTCAATATCAATATATTACCAATATACAAAAAACTATTCCACAATTAGAAGAAAAAATTATTAATAAAAAAATAGGTGATTGTATAGAAATAGATATTCAAATACATAAAGAACATCCAGAATTAATATTACAAGGAAAAAAAATACATATTAAAGCACAAATCTTGAACATAGAACAACCAACTACACTTTTTTCAAAAGAAAAATTTATACAATATTTAATGAAAAAATTTAAAATTGATAATGATATTAAAAAATTACACATTTTTATTAAAAATAATATAAAACAAGAAATTAATAATTTAAACCAAGAATATTTAATAAATCAATATATTAAAGAAATAACTAATATGCATACTATTAGTATACCTAATTTCTTATTACAAAAAGAAATAAATATTATAAAAAATATACTACATCAAAAATATATTCAAAAAAAAGGAAATATTTTAGAATCAATATATTGGACAAATATTAAACAAAAATCAATAAAACAAATAAACACTTTTTTAATTATGCAATCTATTATAAATCAAAAAAAAATTAAAGTTACCGAAGTAGAAATTGAAAAATTTTTTAATCAATTAGATAAAAAGAATATGTTTCAAAATATTCCATTTGATTTTAATCAAGACGACACTATAAAAAATATACATAATATAATTTTAAAAAATAAAATATATAATTTCATATTAAAATCATGTTCAATAATTAAAAAAAAATGTAATCTTAAAGAAGCGAAAATTATCAATAAACAATTTAATTTACTATAA